The DNA window CCTTCActgtctccagctgctccacctttCTCCTCCGCTGTCCAGCTCGGAGGCGAGGCACGACCTGGTAGAAGCTTGTCTTTTCCCGATTTCCTTTTTCACCAGCTCCTCCTTATGTTTGACTTCGTCCTGGAGCTTTGTCTGTTCACCTTTAAGTTTAATAACTTCTTTGTTTTGGTCACGATGAGCTCATCCTTCTTTTTCAGCTCATCTTCAAGCCTCCTCTGTTCGGTCTTGAGCAGGTTGACTTGATTCTTCAgatcctccacctctctgctagAGCTTGTTTCAGGCTGAGCCGGCTCCTGGTGCAGACGGGTCTCCAGAGTCTCACATTTGGCCTGATACTCAGTGAGCTGGGCCAGGACGTCCACGTATGCTCTGAAGCGAGAACGCCGTTTCTTGGTCTCTTTACGTAAGAGTTCATCTCTGACTTTCAGCTGCTCCTGGAGCTGCTCGACCTACAGTTCCTCTTGGTCCTCCACCTTCActgtctccagctgctccacctttctcctccacttcctctctcctctgtccagcTGGGAGGAGAGGCACGACCTGGTAGAAGCTTGCCTTTTCCTGATTTCCTTTTTCACCAGCTCCTCCTTATGTTTTGACTTCGTCCTGGAGCTTTGTGTGTTCACCTTTAAGTTTGTGAACTTGCTCATTCAGTCTTATTTTCTTTGTCGACGGCCTCCATGTTACTgctgctctctccctcagttTGAGTCATCTCCTGCCGCAGCCTTgcctcctgtgtctctgcctgactTTTGTCCACCTCCTTTTCTTTGAGCAGGTTGAAAGCTTCTTCAGATCCTCCGACTCCTGGTGCAGACGGGTCTCCAGAGTCTCACATTTGGCCTGATACTCAGTGAGCTGGGCCAGGACGTCCACGTAGGCCCTGAAGCGACCACGCCGTTTCTTGGTCTCTTTACGTAAGAGTTCGTCTCTCACTTTCAGCTGCTCCTGGAGCTGCTCGACCTGCTCCAGCAGAGACGAGTTTTCCGCTTTGAGAACCTTAATCTGACCATTAGCTTGGAAGAGTTCGGCCCCGAGGCTCGAAACAACGTCTTGGTGCTGCATGGTCGACAAAGAAAAGCACGTCAGAAACTTGGGCTCAAGTTTGGTTGAGGATCGTGGAGAATTCAAAAtgcttcttctctcttcagGATCGTGGGTGCAACTGACGTTTGTCTGCAGCTGATGAGGTGCAACATTGTTTGCACTCCTTTGATCCTTTGATCTATAGCATCacacttaattttttttttttcaactgtttttatttgaattttccAATGACATGGCATACAATGGTCATAAACAGTGACTGATACAGCAGGAGTACACAATATTATGCCAGTAATATCCTAGACCCATGCCCCCAACAACCCACCCAAAACCCAAGAGCTCAGGTCGGGCCCTGACGGGGACAAACAACACTCCAACAGacgtccacaaacacacacacacacagaacaacgGCTGCCGAGCAGCACAATAAAgacaggaaattaaattaaaaataaagaagggGGGGATAATACTaattatgtttgtatgtatattGAATAAATGGATAAGTagatggaggagggagtggGATTAAGGGGTTCGCAGCTACCACAGTAGTGCAGGAGTGTGGGGTGTAGtaggagtgagtgagaggctTCTTCCAAGTCCGGAGACAGATTAAGGGCATAAAACAAGTCAAGGAAAGGGCTCCATATACCTTAGACGATCTTGGAAGATCTTGAAAGTGAAAATCCAAGTTTTTTGAGTTTTAAATGACAGAGAACTTCCTTAATCCAGCGGTCGTTTGTGGGGGGGCGGGTGAGCTTCCAATTGAGTACGATCAGTAGCATCACACTTTTAACTGTGctttgaaaatgaaatacataataaacacactttaaacagcaagaaaaaaaaaattctgagttgtttgttttttatcatttatctcTTAATGCACATATATAAGTACCTCGTTGTAGTGCTTATTGTGAAACACTTTTCATCTATGTTTGAAAAGTGCttcataaataaagttgattattattattaacatggGTAGTTAGTGatgataacaaacaaacagttttctACGTTTTTACTTTGTACAAGAggtttaataaatgtttcaaaatgcaaaaaacagtgttttatttcctcCCCCTTACAAACACATACCAAACTGGAGCTGGTATAATGTATCTATGTCttaaaaaaagttttgtttaaaaatgtaaagatatGACCTGAGTCCAGGGTCAGGTTTCCCTGAGATATTCCCAATCTTTTGACTTTTCTCTTTGTTAACGTATACCCTTTATTCTCAGGATCTAATGGTCAAGTCAGGCTCAAGATTATTATTGAGAGTGAAAATTCTCACTTAATTTGTAGTTTGTGACATTAACTTAGGCTGTGGGACAAGCTTGTGCCCGCAACAAGAGGTTTGGGGTTGTTGCATAATTCAGGACTGTCAGTCTCCTCTGGGATATTTGCACTCCTGGATGAAGTCAGAGAGTCAGTGGTGGAAGATTCTCTGCCATAATAAGGCCATGTATTTGAGGATGCTCCCACAGAGGTAATGCCCTCAGCGATGTTGAAGGAGTCGAGGCTGAAGGACGAGGACGTAGAGCAGGCACGAGGCGGTCGCGGTTCATGGAGGTTGAGTTTGGAGACCAGTGGTTTGCCAACTGTTACTGACTGCCTTTCCTGTACTTCATCATCCATGTTGGAATAGGTGTAATGAAGACAGACGGTGAACGTGAGCTCCCTCTGTTTAGACATAAAAAGAGAAGGATGTGTTTTTAGCTTTAGagaaggaaatataaaaagggTTTAGAGGACCTCACctccacaaaaacacaaagaagtgTTGCTCAAAGTAGGTGCAAAATATCATACTTAAATTCTACTCTTAGACTTTATCAAATCTTTTTCAAGATAAGCATTgattatattgttttaaaattattCCCAGGGGGCCTAGGAATATTTAATTTGTCCTTGGTCAGAAATAAGAgaagtatttatgaaaagaaCAACGAGTGTCTGACCTTCAGTCTCTGAAGGCTGCTGATGCGGGTGTAAAGACTGGGGACCTCTGGTGAAAGAAGTTCGTCCTTGATCAATAATAAACTGCCAGCTTCTAGGAGAGTTTCCTGGTTAGTCGTCTTCAGATCAACATCCACATCCTGCCAAGCAAACACATTGTAAAGATCAGTAAGATCAGCAATAACTACTGATTTCCTGCTTAGACTATATTGAGAAACACTGAATGATTCCAGGTGCCATGCATGATGTGTGATTATGAGCCAGAACCTTTGTGTTATATCTACATAAGTTATATCAACCAACAAACCAAGGGGAAGTCAGTGAGCTGAGCAGAACAGGAAACAATATCTTTGGGCTGGTCAAGTATCCGAGAGTAGATGACCATGATGTTGGAGAACTCTGCAGCAAACCCAAGCTGTACAGTCACCCCACCGTCAAACTGCAGGTACTTGCTCGGTGGCAGGACTAGGAAGATATGCATTTGAATTAggtatattttcatttcatgccaacaagaaataaaataaacaacagataTGGCAATGTCTCATTTGCTACATCTAAGAATTTTAGTTAGCTTTTGTGTAAATTGTACCATGAGCGATGGCCCACTGCAGGTTGCGAGCTGTAAAGGATTCAGAGCATTCAGACGTTTGTATCTGGTCGGTGAGGGAGCGTCGTTCAGACAGATTGCTGCGCATCTCCAGAGCCTGCCTCCCTCGTGTAATTGCACAGCGACCCATGTCTGAAAAGAGTAAAGAGGTTTTAATGCACAGTACAGTGTATATGGCTTCATCACAACAGCTAAGGACAAATTCAACACTTACTTTTTAAAGGGGGAACAAGGTGCTGAATTGAAAtcttccaaataaaaaaaaaagagtgtggACTGTGTGGTTTAACATGACTGAGTGATATTTGTCCAGATTTGCAAAAAGTTCAAATTTTTCAACCAGCTAAGAGGAAAACAGTCACTATCTTTTACCCACTGTGATCTTTAGTTTAGTTTGCTGCAGAATGTTGCAGTGCCCTTTTCAAACCGTCTCATTGGAGGTGGATTCAATGTCAAAACAtttgacagcagcttcaagcATCTCTCTggttttcactgtgtttatgcACCAGTAGAAACACAGAGCTATTAAGCCTCTGCTTATTGTATGCTACGGTTTGGTAGCAACCCGCACAAACGCTTTGCATCTGGAACATTCTGAAAGCTTTCTTTAACAGTAGACATTTAGACAGACATAGCAGGAAACGCTGAGGTGGTTCTAATGACGGTAATGAAGGCTCTGTTCAGGAAATCAGGTCAGTGAGCTGAACATGCACAACAACTCTGAAAGTGAAAAGGTAAATCAGACTACGGGGAAATATTCAGGGTGAGTTACATGTATATGAGGGCTTTGAATGCACTGACGACTCAGCGCGCTGTTAAATATAGTACATAATATTATAAGATGAaatttattaaatacatttccatGCTGGAGTTGAACGTGACCCATTTCAGGCCAGATGTTGAATAATCCGTTCAAAACCAACGTCACATATGTCAAAGACAATGAAACATCAGGTGTAGTCGTACCTTAAAATAGAAAACAGCTAACTGATTGGCCAGTTGGTGCAAATCTGTGATGGGTCTGTGTAGCTGCACATACCTTCAGCGACTCTGTCCAGCATGACTGTGACCTTCTCATCTTCACAAACTCGCTGTTTGAGGAAGTTGATGAAGATGCCGTTAGACACGTTTTCCCTCTTCACTTCATACGCCTCTGCATCTACACATCTAAACAAAGTCACGTGCACATGTTACTGGTTAAAGTAGGAGTAGAGCAGGCACgttcacagacattttggggggcaggtgctcaaacccaAAAAAAGGGCACCCATCTCCACAATTATTTATgaaactaaaaataataataataaataaataaaaacgtaGTGATTCTCCCTAATTTattttactagttgatggcctgatccaatgaAAAATATagatgctaccctgagctgcttgttgaaattccctgtccttctgcttttggagtctgtcttttcttggcataATGCTGCAAATTtggtaaatgagataaatcaattttgtgcataataatcaagagtgacttacataatctctataaagctgacaacacagtacacacacattttagtttactgttttctgacagagttgaagtatgagcagcattacactaataatataccacaatatataCCTCaagtagctcaacttaagacctacctttcatttcaataattacgattttaaatgaaacaaaactagtgaacttgtctaatttgtagaacagtaaaactgcctttaaattctctgcctgcctgcttgtctgcctgtctgtctgtctgtctgtctgtctgcctgtctgcctgtatctctctccctctctctcttcattaaacatgacaaacgtcagtaaacagctggaaaggctttgaaatcacggatattgttagtttattttttaggaaACACCGGACCAGTTGCAACGTAATGTTTTCAGCggcgctaatgttgtggttaattAATCACCGAACAACGTCGGGGGATTGccccgtcagatatcaaaacacattggggggaattgatgacagagagagtattttttattcttaaatattgatgaatgggGAAAAAATTGGACTCCAGCAGAaggggcacttttctcatccagggcaaaagggctggtgcttgagcaccactaggggtctatctgtgcacgtgcctggaGTAGAGTGTCACATATTTCAAATCTAGTATTAAATAAACACTGGTCTCATACAGGGGGAGGATCagcaacttacgtggcgtaacCAAACACTATGTTTGCTGTGACCTTCAGAGTTCCAGGTTGCACAAGGACATCATCATGTGGGTTTCTGAAAGGAAATAACATTTTAAGCATAAAGAAGCACAGGCAGATAAtctgaaaatgaaatacaatcCTTGAAATGAATATTGCCACCTTCTGCGACACATGTCCAGCAGGAACACGTTGAGCCCGGTCTCTTTCTCCTGCATCCTGGTGAGGATGTTCTGCACACACAAGCAATGCTCTGACGTGGTGGAGGCTGGAGCATCGATGGGAATCATGAAGCTGTTGCCGTAATTCTCATAACCATGACCAGCAAAGTATAGTAAGCCTGGGTTGAGAAGGACAAAGAAGCGTTGTAAACATTGATGAGTGTCAATGTCAAAGGGAGTTAAGTAGTCACATAATATTTGTAAGATTCTTAAccttgttcttttattttctgtttttcaaaagttataGTGAGGcaattttgcttttatttatttaatgccaTGTGATTGTGTTAAATAAACTGCGGTATTGAAAAAGTTTTGTATTTGTAACCACATTTTTACTGCATATTCGACTTCAAACCAAAATATTGCAGTCATTTTTGAAAAGAACTGACACAAAGCACAtttcaaacatataaataatgttGGTGGACGACAGACAGACCATAGACTCCCTTGTCAAGCAGCAAGAGGAACTCCGTCACAGCGCTGTGCATCTCCTGCAAGTTGAGGTCAAGAAGTGAAACCACCTTGAAGTCCATCAGTCTGAGGAGGTTGGTCAACTCGTGCACGTCAGCGATGGGAGCACCAAGCTGAAGGTAGTGGCGGTAGTTCATGTTGCCGATCAGCAGAGCAACTTTGTCTGTTGCTGTGGAGGGGGAAGACAAGACATCAATGAAGAGCCACTAAGCTACTCAATAATATACTGTAACTATTATTAGTGATCGACAAAAAGATGACAGCATTTGTTTGGACCAAATTCACCATAGAAATGTTTGGATGGCGGCGGGTGACTGGCCATTGGGTGTAGGTGATTTTTTGCCGGTTCAGAAGTTGACCTGTTGATTTCCTGTGAGTCTGGCGACCCTGATATGGAAAATATGTTTACATTAAAAAGTCCCATATTGTTTGATATTAGATAAGAATGTTTGGACTTACACTGAACCCACTACCAACTGCTTTGACTCACACAAAGTAAAGTCACATGATACTGTTTTACATTTCACTGATGTGCTTACAAAGAAACAGGAATTAAAGTGAGTAAATGTTCCAGAGAATGACAGAGGAACTAAACTATGACTCAATTTCCTTTATTCACTGGGAAATATTcaggtagaaaaaaaaacacacctaGACCACGATCAGTTTCTACCCAGGTTGCATCGGTAATGGAACTGGGGCCTGCAAAAGAAATGCAGAAGTATTATGGTCATTTATGAATATCTATTTTCTCatctatacatttacattctgaatatgaaaaaaatgtctCTATGACTCACCAATTGTGACTCCTGCTGTGTCGCTCCACATCTCATGATAAAAGTTGAACACTTTACATCTGTACTCTCCTCTGTGTGCTGTGGTCACACACGGGATCTACAGAAAATTATACACATCATCCAATGTAACACAGTGTACTTCTACAGAAATGTCAatcttcattaaaaaatatataataaaaaagttGTAATCTTTACACTCATTCAACTTTCACAAGTAGTCTCCAGAATACAGATTAAAATCCAAAGGTTGTAAAGCTTTACTccttttattcagtgttttaatCCTAACAGGTTCTAATCTGACATAATGACTGTTATATGCAGCgcacagcagagtctgtggaCATACTTACTTTAAATGAACTTGTCTTGTGTTCTTGCATGCGAGCCCTGTTGTGGTACCACTCGTACTGGGCGGGCGGGTTGGCCTCTGCTTTGCACACCAGGAGCAGAGAGTCTCCTTCAGACACCGTTTGGGCCTCAGGCTGGTGGATGATGCGCAGCCCACTCACTGAGGCCTGAATCAGACTGCTGCTACAGTCTGCAGACAATGAGATTCACCAGAATGATACATCACACATCATGAGATGGAATGAAACAAGTGAAAAAAGGAGAATAGAAGGTTCGGAGAAGGGGTACCTGGACTGGAACCTGCAGAGGAAACCAAGCAAACTCGAGCCCAATGAGAGAAGATGCATTTTTCTCCGTGGTTGACTCTGCAGATGTAGTGACCCTGGTGGTCCGGGGCTAAAGGACACAGAATCAACTCTGGTGTGCACCCGGATTTATCCAAAACCTACATCAACAAAAAGATCAGTGAGCTGTTTCCTGACAATTGATAATATCCATCTACAGAGCAATTTATTTGTCTCACTAAAATGACATCAATAGGATGTAAAGGTGACAGATTTTGCCAAAAAGTTACATAAATACAGAACACATCACGATAATATGTTGGACCGACCTCTTCTTTGCCTCTGAACCACTGGTAGGAGAGCCCAGGAggaccagcagctctgcaggtcAACACCACCCTGCTCCCCACTGTGGCCTGCTGACACTGTGGCTGCACTGTGATCTGGGTCATCTCTGCCActgctacacacagacacacacacagacagacacacacagacagacacacacacacacacacacacacacacacacacacacacacacaaacacacacacgttaatgTAACAGACACCACAGTTAAACCCTTCAGATTTCACAGCCATAACAAGTCAGACTTTCCCAGATGAGAAGTTGTCAGGGGCTAAAAAATGTACCTTGTGCTCAATTACTTCCTGATTTCCACCTATGCAAATCACAGTGTATGGTGGTTATAACTCAATATATCAAGAGCTAAAGGTCTTCTTCCCTGTAGTTATAACAGAAATTACATCCGGTCCCTGGATGTTTTTTTAGTTGGAGTTGATTTTATACAGTTGCATATGTGTGGAACCACATCTCCTTCTTTAGTACCTGTGCTGGTGAGGTACTGCACGGCTTCCTGGTGGTCCACCTTCCTCAGGCAGTGGACCAAGAAGTCCAGGGAGCAGGAGCGATCGGCCAGCTGAGCCAAGAGGGTGCGAGCCGGGCTGCCTGCAGGGCTCAGCACCTGGAGTGAGCAGCTGGTCAGCTGACTCTCACTgcagaggggtcagaggtccCAATTTTAAAAGGTGGTGGCACTCTTGTGGACCCCCAAGAAACTCAAAGGAATGGACAGTAGTATTAAAGGAGGGCTCAATGACAAATACACTGTGTTGAAATGAGTTGTGGTGATcaagagagataaagaggaCCAGAGGTGACCAGGCGTTTTTTGTCTTCAGAAGAATTTCCCTGAGGAGAATCCATGTGACAAACTCCTTatcctcttttaaatctctcttaCAGACACATCGGAATAGGTACTTCTTATCTCACCATCAATTTGGATAATTTTACAAtgttttactcttttctcatcGGTGACAGTTTGTATTTCTGTATCCGAGCTCTTGTGCTCTTCACATTGCCTTTTGAATGGTTTCTAattgtttgccttcaatttgtaacttttaactttaaaaaaaaaaaagtgctatcattattatgacttcTATAAAGATGTGTAAAGTGCAGTGGGACCATGTGTGGAGCTTTGCTTCCTCTGATGCCCTCCAGGTTCTCACCTGCAGCTGAACCGCGGCTCCTCGGACACAGCTCTGGCCAGCTGCCTCCATCCACAGGTGGAGTTGTCCAGCATCTTTGACAGTCTGTTCAGGACTTCTTCTGACAGTCTGTTCCCGACAGCCATGTTcgtctcctccatcttcttctgtATCAGCACTAACAAACGCAGCAGAGAAGCACAGGGGACATTAAACGCTGGAACTCTTCGCGCTGAACCTGTCCCCGGGTCCAGGGGGATTCTCCTCCGGGGGCAGTGGGCTTATTGTCGGGTGAGTCCCCCTCTCGGTCGCCCACACGGCTGGTTCAGTAACAGGGGTTCATCATCTCGGGTTTCCCCCTCGGTCCGCTCTATGTTCGTGtgaggcgcacacacacacgaaagtGAAACTACACGTTGTCTTCGGTACAAGTAAGAACAGCGCAGCTCACCTCCACTTCCGCCCTTTAAATGTCCATCCAGGTGAAAGAGAAAAGTTAGGACTCACCGGCTGTGTCCAGTAGAGCAGAGGATCCAGTGACTGCTGAGCAGAGGAGATGTCTCCTGTATATTACACACGGTGACAGAGTGTTGTTCCCCACATTATCCACTTCTCTTCTCTCGGTTCCTCTTATTTGTCATCATTAACTCCGTCATTTGCATGAAGGGTTGTCATAGCAACACCGTTTATTACTTGAATTCATTCATCTTCCATATAAACGATTTAAACAATCATTCAGAAAGAAAAATCACTTATTAACtatctgactttttttttatcaagtcACGTGTGTTGAGACTTTTAAACAGAAGCTGATTACATCAATATCAGATGAGGAGAAAGGAAGTATAGTTTTCAAAAAGCACCTGTATTGCTGTGTATTGAGTGAAACTGGGGAATTCCCTGGACAGGGATTTACAATATTGCACAAATATTAGTCAATTAAAGAATAATAGTACAGCAGGAGTGTGTATGGTGTATTGATGTTATGATGATGAATGTTGTTCATTTACatataattgattttttttatgcgatttgtgaaaagaaaggaaatccGAAAGGGGGGATCTCCATCCGCACGTTGTCTTTTTGATATGAAATGGGCAAATAATATGAGATTGTTCTTCTTGCTCCTTTGTTCGTTCATTGTTATAGTTAACAATAGATCTGGTACAAAACACAAAGCTATAAGCATCAAGAGAAAATAGAGGAAAACCAGTGAATGACTCAGCTATTCTTCAGAACTTGTGAATAAAatcaaaagattttttttttaaggtataTACAGTCAATGCAGAGACCAATGAACTATagtgtatatataatgtattttgaTTCAAGATATTTTTGGTTTCgagtaatatttaaaatttttagATTTATGTAGTTTCTAAGTAAAACACAAGCAACTATGATTATTTTCTAACAATGACAACCCTCAGAGAAAGAAATCTTTTTAGTCATTTATTTACCCATAGGCTGCTCTTTATAACCattaattaaactttttatataGTTGAAGCAGGTCTATTCGAGAGGATTTTGTAAGAAATGAAGACATTGTTTGttgaattgtatttatttatgataaGTCTGCAAAAAAAGTGATAGAAAAAGGAGAAATTGTTTTGTCGAAATATCATCGAACCATTACCATTACAGACAGAATCAAATCCCATGTGATCAACCTACATCAAATACAGTAAACACTACATTTTTGAGATCGCACCACAAAGTCCATTAAGTAGCTGTTCTGGAGATTTACATTGTGTCACAGAGGCTACTAAGTGGAAGTTTTGGTGAGATTGTGTACGAGGTCAAAATGAATCATCCATAATTTTTTCAGCTTCTGATATTCCGTTTTTGATGAGACTGGGGTGCCATGTTGGATTACACTGAATCATATGCACTGCATTTCAGTGAGATTCCTCACTGTATTCAACATTACCCGTCATACACTTCCTGACGTCATATACTGTGCTGGAGAGTCAGCCACAAACACTTTCAAGCATTCATCTTTCAAACAATGTTCCCAGAGGAGCCAATGCAGTTAAAAGACCGAATATGCTGGGTGATTTCAGATAACCTACAAGATGAATGGCAAGTGGTGAAGGGTTGGTGTCATGATATTTCTCTCAGAAACTTAAGATGTGATCTGAACATGTAAAAGTTGTCATAATAAAGTTCACAAGAGTCTGAAGCACATCACTGTACAGGAgatctgtccactgtccactATCAAGTGAAGGCTCAAAACTTCTTTCCCTTGTGGAGTCTGTTGAATCGCcaaatgttttccttcctcaGACGCTTCCAGTATTCCCAGTTGTCCGACTCCAGCTCGTGCAGCTTCTTGGGCTCTCCCAGGTTCAACTGGTACAACCTGGGGAAATGATATAAGAGGGGGGAATCAGATATGAAAATGGATGAAAGGCCTCTTAACCAGCATAGCTAGAGTTTTGTATAAAGCATGAGAGATTCTAAGGGCCAACCAGGGTGGTTGTTATACTGTTATAGCTTGAATGAAAGATGTGCCtttcaaataaaatttaaaaaaatgaaatgagagaaattGTATAATTCTAATCAATTACAAGTGGGGAAAAGTGTGGCTGAATTGCATGTATgggtatgtgtgtatatgtgctcTCACCACTCTGGATATTCCTCAGGAGTCTTCAGTATGGGGTCATCTCCCTGTTTAAAGATATTGGCCCCGACTGCATGAGAAGTAAGTCGAGCGGTGTCCCTACACACCTCAGGACCTTTCAGCTCTTCCTTCGCCATGCCTTTACCTTTTCCTTTGGCCGctggaagacagaggaaaagaGTCAATTGTCATGTTGTTTATATTCACACTTGGATAAGTTTATGGATAATCTACACAGGTTGACTGCAAACATGCTACCAGTGCTTTGGTATCTAACACAGTATGAGTTAAAGGCATATGTGGGCACAGCCAGGCGATTCAGACAGGTGGATGAccgtgattattattatttgggtAATATTGCTAAATCACAACACCATATCCAATTGCTAAAAACCGGTGAACTGGACTTGGTTGATTTTCTTGAAAAACATGTGGTTATCCCAACTGGGCCTTTGCCTAAACCACATAAAggagaaacagaacagaaagggaggagaagaaggatcAACGTTGGGATCCCTGATGTTGCTGGAGTATCTGAAAAACACCCCATCCCAGTATATGACACTGAGGCAGACACTGGTCCATCCCAGAGACAAAACCCCCATACTGCATAAGCAGAGCAATGTAGTTAATGCAGCAGGAAGTTCAAGAAACTCAACCAAGTCCAGCTGACCTGTTTTTAGCACTTGTAAtataccatgacctggatgactgagaagCTCCACAGACATAAATCACAACAGCTATCAGTCGCCATTTATTATCAGTATCATTGTGATTATATCTCAAATGGAATAGAGTGGTGTGAAAATCAGTCCGCTTAGTTTTCACACGTACATTTCTTCAACAGATGCTATTGAACCTGATACAGAGGAGCATGGAGATGTCCAGTAGGTGGACACTGAACAGACTGAACACAGATGTCCTCTTTACTCACCAACTTTCTTCGCATATCCCcttgtctctgctctgctccatGTGTTGGACCTGCAAGCGGCCGCTGGAGCGTTGACTGTGGCGCATTTCGTTAAGGATACTATTCTAAACAAAATGTAAcctgacatttttatttcaccccACTGATCATCCCGGCCTACCGTGCTACAGTTTGACTTTCATAGCTTCTCTCGACTTCCGTTTTCTAGATTGTCTGTGTGAGACGAAACAACTACCGCCCCTCTCTGGACGGGATGATGCATTACAACGTGGCTGCGTCAGACAGGTGCTGAGGCTGGAGCCGCCAGGGGGCGATGCAGagacataaatacatttgaacGCAGAGCAGGAAGCGGAACCACAGCTTCTGCAAGATGTCGGAGTACGCAGCGACCCAGAAGAGTGCCCTGAAGTTTAAAGGGAAAGCAAACATTTCAGCCGGGAAAAAGTGAGTTTTGAGTCATCTGGTGACTTATGTtagagaaagaggaaacatttaaactgGCAACAATCCTTCCACACCCACTCGTGACTGATTAAACCCCCTGGTGTAGactaagctaacgttagcttgttTGCTAACCGATAGTATTGTGGATAGTGTATTTAATGGCATTTTGTGAATATTTGT is part of the Limanda limanda chromosome 9, fLimLim1.1, whole genome shotgun sequence genome and encodes:
- the malt2 gene encoding MALT paracaspase 2, whose amino-acid sequence is MEETNMAVGNRLSEEVLNRLSKMLDNSTCGWRQLARAVSEEPRFSCSESQLTSCSLQVLSPAGSPARTLLAQLADRSCSLDFLVHCLRKVDHQEAVQYLTSTAVAEMTQITVQPQCQQATVGSRVVLTCRAAGPPGLSYQWFRGKEEVLDKSGCTPELILCPLAPDHQGHYICRVNHGEKCIFSHWARVCLVSSAGSSPDCSSSLIQASVSGLRIIHQPEAQTVSEGDSLLLVCKAEANPPAQYEWYHNRARMQEHKTSSFKIPCVTTAHRGEYRCKVFNFYHEMWSDTAGVTIGPSSITDATWVETDRGLGSPDSQEINRSTSEPAKNHLHPMASHPPPSKHFYATDKVALLIGNMNYRHYLQLGAPIADVHELTNLLRLMDFKVVSLLDLNLQEMHSAVTEFLLLLDKGVYGLLYFAGHGYENYGNSFMIPIDAPASTTSEHCLCVQNILTRMQEKETGLNVFLLDMCRRRNPHDDVLVQPGTLKVTANIVFGYATCVDAEAYEVKRENVSNGIFINFLKQRVCEDEKVTVMLDRVAEDMGRCAITRGRQALEMRSNLSERRSLTDQIQTSECSESFTARNLQWAIAHVLPPSKYLQFDGGVTVQLGFAAEFSNIMVIYSRILDQPKDIVSCSAQLTDFPLDVDVDLKTTNQETLLEAGSLLLIKDELLSPEVPSLYTRISSLQRLKRELTFTVCLHYTYSNMDDEVQERQSVTVGKPLVSKLNLHEPRPPRACSTSSSFSLDSFNIAEGITSVGASSNTWPYYGRESSTTDSLTSSRSANIPEETDSPELCNNPKPLVAGTSLSHSLS
- the mrpl54 gene encoding large ribosomal subunit protein mL54; amino-acid sequence: MSGYILFRIVSLTKCATVNAPAAACRSNTWSRAETRGYAKKVAAKGKGKGMAKEELKGPEVCRDTARLTSHAVGANIFKQGDDPILKTPEEYPEWLYQLNLGEPKKLHELESDNWEYWKRLRKENIWRFNRLHKGKKF